A single genomic interval of Sceloporus undulatus isolate JIND9_A2432 ecotype Alabama chromosome 2, SceUnd_v1.1, whole genome shotgun sequence harbors:
- the LOC121921724 gene encoding arginine-glutamic acid dipeptide repeats protein-like — protein sequence MGSFKQCTKCGVKIPKADGHDKCVLCLGEAHVQGSCAHCKAMSAQALKNRDRTLMAALYKRVLSQPGGSGASGESDAPKAPKRRGDKRSDQDKKRARSSSPPSKSRRKGPPSTVSVPPPESRPVPSTSPVAEPVKTPTPSLPAPSRMVPLEPRVLLTSHLSVPADSPQIVNVDSESEGELQDSYAPFSPQRPRSKSPSPSPRRRPRSASRDQATLGTEADEALAADHPVPTEHDRDLFQAFPDLIHDQHPGQYLIPVDPSHLHRNLRAHSRIRRPDDETSRQDDWDDLGASDPLFRRCSPSPSKSGSGSPRSVSTISDEDAPFVPEGPSVPSPTDDVRAFADRVIRMADALKLEVAHPEDDALDPVERRIHGSAPAPPALAYLPSLEKIAKRSWDSPATIPSTSRKIENLYRVTPSAPSWLSHHPKLNSAIVEGAQSTFAPKTSSSPVDKDSKKLDGLAKKFYTSAALDLKIANYAACMGAYVQFLVEKMDPTIADLPDDRRRMMAALGHPSRRSAHSSTQRRH from the coding sequence ATGGGCTCTTTCAAGCAGTGCACCAAGTGCGGGGTGAAAATCCCCAAGGCCGAcggccacgacaagtgtgtcctctgctTGGGGGAGGCACACGTTCAGGGCAGTTGTGCtcactgcaaggccatgtccgccCAGGCCCTCAAGAACAGGGACCGGACACTCATGGCCGCCCTCTACaagagggttctcagccagcctggcGGCTCTGGAGCCTCTGGGGAGTCggatgcccccaaagcccccaagagaAGAGGGGATAAACGCTCCGATCaggacaagaagcgggctcgtTCGTCCTCACCGCCTTCTAAGAGCCGCCGTAAGGGgcccccaagcacggtctcagtgcctccgcctgagtcgaggccagtaccgtcGACATCGCCTGTTGCTGAGCCGGTGAAAACCCCGACTCCGTCTCTACCGGCCCCTTCCCGGATGGTGCCGCTCGAAcccagagtcctcctcaccaGTCACCTCTCTGTACCAGCAGATAGCCCACAGATTGTGAATGTGGACTCTGAATCGGAAGGAGAGCTCCAGGACTCCTATGCTCCATTCTCTCCTCAAAGGCCGAGGTCAAAATCTCCTTCACCCTCACCAAGGAGAAGGCCACGCTCTGCCTCACGGGACCAGGCTACGCTAGGTACCGAAGCTGATGAGGCTCTGGCTGCAGACCATCCTGTCCCCACAGAGCATGATCGGGACCTCTTCCAGGCGTTCCCAGATCTCATTCACGACCAGCACCCCGGACAGTACctcatcccggttgacccgtccCATCTGCATCGTAACCTCCGTGCTCATTCACGGATCCGTCGCCCGGATGATGAAACCTCCCGCCAAGATGACTGGGACGATCTTGGGGCATCCGATCCTCTCTTTAGACGATGCAGCCCTTCCCCCTCAAAGTCCGGCTCGGGCTCTCCTCGTTCCGTGTCTACCATCTCGGATGAGGACGCCCCGTTTGTGCCCGAAGGCCCTTCTGTCCCGTCGCCCACGGACGACGTCCGGGCCTTTGCCGACAGGGTCATACGGATGGCTGATGCTCTCAAGCTGGAAGTCGCCCATCCGGAAGATGATGCCCTTGACCCGGTGGAGAGGAGGATCCACGGCTCGGCCCCAGCTCCTCCAGCCTTGGCTTACCTCCCGTCCCTGGAAAAGATTGCGAAGCGTTCCTGGGACTCCCCAGCCACCATCCCATCGACGTCTCGCAAGATCGAGAACCTATACCGGGTTACTCCCTCGGCCCCGTCCTGGCTGTCACaccatcccaagctgaattcagctattgtGGAAGGCGCCCAGTCCACCTTCGCCCCCAAAACCTCTTCTTCGCCTGTCGACAAGGACAGCAAGAAGCTGGACGGTCTGGCGAAGAAATTCTACACCTCGGCGGCCCTCGACCTCAAAATCGCCAACTACgcggcttgcatgggggcctacgtccagttcctggtggagaagatggacccCACCATTGCTGACCTGCCCGATgacaggaggcgtatgatggcggctctcggacacccttctcgacgaagtgcgcactcttctACACAAAGACGCCATTGA